From one Physeter macrocephalus isolate SW-GA chromosome 18, ASM283717v5, whole genome shotgun sequence genomic stretch:
- the LOC102993313 gene encoding histone H2B type 1-K-like translates to MPELGKSALAPKKGSKKAVTKAQKKDGKKRKRSRKESYSVYVYKVLKQVHPDTGISSKAMGIMNSFVNDIFERIAGEASRLAHYNKRSTITSREIQTAVRLLLPGELAKHAVSEGTKAVTKYTSAK, encoded by the coding sequence ATGCCTGAGCTGGGGAAGTCCGCTCTGGCCCCGAAAAAGGGCTCTAAGAAGGCGGTGACCAAAGCGCAGAAGAAGGATGGCAAGAAACGGAAGCGCAGCCGTAAAGAAAGCTATTCCGTATACGTGTACAAGGTGCTGAAGCAGGTCCATCCGGACACTGGGATCTCGTCTAAGGCCATGGGCATCATGAACTCGTTCGTTAACGACATTTTCGAGCGCATCGCGGGCGAGGCGTCGCGCCTGGCGCACTACAACAAGCGCTCGACCATCACGTCCAGGGAGATTCAGACGGCCGTACGCCTGCTGTTGCCCGGGGAGCTGGCCAAGCACGCCGTGTCCGAGGGTACCAAGGCTGTCACCAAGTACACCAGCGCAAAGTAA
- the LOC102992858 gene encoding histone H2A type 1-J, translating to MSGRGKQGGKARAKAKTRSSRAGLQFPVGRVHRLLRKGNYAERVGAGAPVYLAAVLEYLTAEILELAGNAARDNKKTRIIPRHLQLAIRNDEELNKLLGKVTIAQGGVLPNIQAVLLPKKTESHHKTK from the coding sequence ATGTCTGGACGAGGCAAACAAGGCGGTAAGGCTCGCGCTAAGGCTAAGACCCGGTCTTCGCGGGCCGGGCTTCAGTTCCCCGTGGGCCGAGTGCACCGCCTGCTCCGCAAGGGCAACTACGCCGAGCGGGTCGGGGCCGGCGCGCCGGTGTATCTAGCGGCGGTGCTGGAGTACCTGACGGCCGAGATCTTGGAGCTGGCAGGCAACGCGGCCCGCGACAACAAGAAGACGCGTATCATCCCGCGCCACCTGCAGTTGGCCATCCGCAACGACGAGGAGCTCAACAAGCTGCTCGGCAAAGTCACCATCGCGCAGGGCGGCGTCCTGCCCAACATCCAGGCCGTGCTGCTTCCTAAGAAGACCGAGAGCCACCACAAGACCAAATAA